GTTCACATTAACATGATAGATCAATAGAAACACACTCGCATAAAATACCAGTTTCACAGGAGTCCACATGGAAAAATTCAAAGCCTCGTTTACTACAATTGGAATCAGCACTAATCCTGCACCTGTCGCCACCCACTTAAAGTAGGATTTTTTAAATGATTCCAAATTCCATGGCAATACTTCCAAAATGTCTGCCTGCATCCTGTCTCCGAAGAAACTTCCCGCGATTGCAGCCAACACATAAATTGAAACCGCGATGCCAAGATGATAGATAAAATCAGACATAAAAACAAATACGATATTCATCAGTATAAGTACACCTATTACCTGGAATAGGAGCTGCAAATTTTTAGCCAGATAGATTCGCCACAATCTATTATGGATTGATTTATCTGATTGAAATGGCTTCTTCGCCCTTTTCGTGTTCTGAAAGATACTGAATGTCTTCTGCCGCTTAAACTTAGTCTGGGATGCCGCCGAAATCAGGAACATTTTCCATATCTGAAAATCATTCACTTCTGTTACCTTCGACCACTGAACCCGATCGAATATAGAACGTGAAAGCAGGTAATGATTAATTACGATAATCAGCACAAGCTGGGCCAAACCGACAAATGGTGAACCAGTCAATACGCCAACACTATTTATCGCAAGAACAGCCAAAAGCCATCCAACTTTAACCCAGAAACCCTTTTGAAACAGCACCCATTGCGGAACAGTCAAGATGATTTCATATAATAGAAAAATGGATACATATGCACTAACAATTGATGCGGAAATAGGAGTTAACAAAATTACCAGACTTGCAGCCGCAACTGATATCAGTAATCGCTTAATCAATTTTTCCAGAAATATATATAACCAGATTCTTCCCCTGCTGTATGGGAGAAGCGTCAACTGGTATTCCGTGCTGGAAAACAATACCCCCGGCTCACGGAAAGACTTGAAAATATAGCGAATCGGCAGAGCGGTCAAAATCAGCCAGAATCCTGCCTCAGCATTCGATTCTATAAATAAGAACTCTTCCTGAAAGCTATCCAGCGCATCGCCAAAGATAAATATGCTTGCAAATACATACCCGCCCAAAAGAACCAAATAAACGGCTGTTATTTTATCAACCATGACTTCCATGGCCATTTTGTTTATTTTTCTCTTTTTACGGAACCGGCTTTTCCGGATAAAATAATATGTACTGGCTTCATTTGTTCTCCTAGTCATCGACGGACCTCCGTTTGATTGTCTGAAAATCAGCTATCGGTCCAAGACTTTGTATCTTGCCATGCTGCAACATTATGTGATTTTCAGCAATATCCTTTACCCGTTCAAGCTGGTGGGAGGTCAGTAAAACACTTGTCCCGTTTTGCGCCTTTTCATGAATCAGTTCTTCCAAATATTCCATAGCGTAAATATCCAGCCCCATAAACGGCTCATCGATCAGCAGAAGAGGTGCATCGGGGAGCAATGCACAGATTGTCTGCACTTTTTGCCGCATCCCTTTTGAAAGAGCCTCCGGATATTCATCTAATTTATCCTCCAGCTCAAAACCGGGAACCAGCCGATTCAGCAAGTTTTGCATTTTATCTTCCGGAATTGCATAACTCATTGCATACAACTGAAAATGCTGCCTAACTGTTAATTCTGTCAAAAGCAACGGTTCTTCCGGCAAATAGGAGATCATTTGTTTAAAGGAGAGAAAGTCATCATCCTGGCTGTGTGTTTCGTTGATCCAGATTTCACCTTCTGACTTAGCCATAACCCCCATTATCGTTTTAAACAGTGTCGACTTGCCGGCACCATTATGACCAACAAGCGCTGTTACGGAAGAAGGCTTGATTTCAAATGTAATTCCATCTAGCAGAACGGCCTGATTCATTTCTGTCCGGAGGTTTTTAACCTGTAACACGTTCATATGTACTCATCCTCGTCTATATCTATATCAATCTTTTATACGTTTGAATATTAGGATTAGTTTCAGTTGTGGGCAGGGATACAAAAACTTATTCGCTTAACGCCGATGTTTTTTCAGCATTTGATGTAAATATTCCTTCGACTTTCCTTTAGGATCCAGAATCTAATCAGAAATCTTAGTTAATTTTACTGTTATATCCGTTTCTTCCTTAGACCAATTTGAAATATTGATGAATTCACCTTTTTTAACCGAAAAGGTATGAACCTTGGAGTCCTTTATGTCAATGCTCCGCTTATTTAAGGAATCCTCACTAAAGTTATCAATAGTTGTAAAAACATAAAAGGGAGTTTCTAAATCATTTAATACTTGTATTTCATATGTTCCTGGTTCAATTTCAATACCAGCTTGATATTTTCCAAACTTGTTATGGAACTTGTAGGTATTATTATTCATGGTTTCTTTTTGAAATTTAGCCGGCACTAGTTGTGCATATCCATTTCCTCTTACCGAAATAAGATTATTACTATAAAATTGTTTACCAACGTACTGTTGACCTTCACTTAAATGAATTCCACCGATATCAACATTACCTTCAACCGCTGCAATGTCATAGTATCCTGGCATAACATCTTTATGATTCACCTGATACGATTTTAAAATCGATGATTCAAGATTTACTTTTTCAGCAGGATTATCGTATGTATTTCGATTTTCAAATGTTAAAGGTATTGGCTGAACTCTGTTTATGATGAAATTGTTTGCATAAAATAGGTATCCTCCTAATAAGAAGCCTAGTATTGAGAATATGACTAAAATCGAACCAGCATTTATTATTTTCCTTTTTTTTATTCTATTTATTAACTGTTTTAAATTATATTCAGGAAGTTCTTCTACATTATGACTGCTAATAGACATATCATTTTTCATATCATGATACATTTGATTGCAATTTTCACATTCATCTAAGTGATTAATAACCAGTAAATTACTTTCATTACTTGTAACGTTATCAACATACAACGGTAATAAGTCCTGAATTACTTTACAGCTATTTGTCAAATTCTTCACCTCTCTTTATAATTTCTTTCAACTTATGCTTACCTCTATGAAAAGTAACTCTTGCCCAGTTCTCACTCTTAAGGAAAATATCCCCTATCTCTTTAAAACTCAGATCATTAAAACTACGAAGAATAATTACTTGATTATACGGCCAATTTAGTTGTTTAATTGATTGCAATAATAGCTGTTCTTGTTCTTTCATTTCCAATACCTTTGGAGGGGTTGAAAGATCAGCAGCATTTTTATCATTTTCGTTGAACTCACCATATATAGTTGGATTTTTTATTAAATGTTTATAATAAACGTTTTTTCCAATTTGATATAACCACGTTTTTATTGAAGAATTACCTTTAAATCGATGTATTGATTTGTACGCTTGATAAAATGTTTCTTGAACCAGCTCTTCCGCCAACAGTTGTTCTTTGGTTAGATGAAACAAGTAGTTGTATAATTCCTTGGGATATAGTCTGTATAGTTCAGTGAATTCTTTCAAAATCGCCCTCCCCCCTCGTATTGTTAGTACCTTTTTTAAAGCATTCGTTACAAAAATTAAAAGATTAGTCACTATTAAGTAACTAATCTTCGGCAGATAGTAAAAAATTCCTTCTTAGCAAAATTTTTAATTGGACAGCTAAATGTAAAAAGAGAAAGCAAATCAAAGACATAGCTTTGATTCACTTTCCCATCCTGTCATTTCTATTTTCCCTCATTATAGCCTTTCTCATGGGAGTTCTTCTTCCACAGCTTGCCGGGCCAAAAAGCAAACCTTCCAAGCACAGTTGTAATGGACGGGACAAGTAACGGTCTGACAACAAACGTATCCAGCAAAACACCAATTGCCATGACAATGCCGAATTGGACCAAAACCTGGAGCGGCATGACAGCCAGAACCGAAAAAGTTCCCGCCAGAATTAATCCTGCTGAACTGATTACACCGCTCGTTTGCCCAACGCCTTCCGAAATTGCTTGTTTAAGCGGCATTTTTTTACGATTTTTCCAGATGCTCGACATCATAAAAATATTGTAATCCTCACCAAGCGCTACAAGGAAAACAAATGCATATAGAGGAATTAATCCCTGCATGGCTGGTACGTCCAACCCATAATGAATAAGTAACCAGCCTATTCCCAGAGCAGAAAAGTAAGAAAGCAGAATTGTTACAATTAAATACAACATGGCCGTAATTGATCGCAAGTAGGCAAGTAAAAGGACTGCAATAATAATGAGTATCACCGGAATGATGATATTCTGATCCTGCTTTGTAACCTGTCTGGTGTCGTAGAGCGTTGCCGTTTCGCCGCCAATCCAGACATTCCCGTCAGCATTCGCAATTCCGGCCTCCTGGAGTTTTTTTGCCACAGCGTCTTTTATATCCGGTATCATATGAATCGCTTTTTCCGAGTAAGGATCAATTGCCAGTGTTAACTCATACGCCTGATAGTCCAGATTTTCTTTCCCGGTTTTTGGATCACTGACGGTTTCTGTAGTATCCATCGAGGCAAGTGCATGCTGAATGGATACATTTTCCCCTTCCGAATCAACAATTACCTGGACAGGGGCAACTTTACCTGGGGGATAGTGGTCCGCAATAACAGCAAACCCTTCCCGTGAAGGCATATCTTCTGGAAATGAATCAAGCAGCCCATATGTATAAGGTATTTTTGGAACGATCAATGCTGCGGCACCAAGAAAAAGGGTACAGACAACAATAATCAGCCATGGCCTCTCCGTTACCCACCTGCCGACTGCCTTACTGAACCAGCTCCTTGTTTTCGGATGCCGAACGGGTTTGCCCTTTTTCTCCTCCAATTTCCTTGCCATTTCTTCCGTGCGGGGAATAAATGGGAAAAAGGCTGTTCTGCCAAGTAATGCTAAAATGGCTGGCAAGAAAGCAATTACAGCAACTCCCATAATCAATATAGCCAGACTGAACGGTACGGCAAAACGGTCATAGGAGGCGTATTGTGCAAGGGACAACGTGAATAGTCCAATAAACGTTGTCATCGCACTCATCATGATTGCTCCACCGGAATGGGCGATCGCTTTTTGCAGTGCAGTATATTTATTAACCTCAAGCTGTAATTCATCACGATATCTGGAAATCAGGAATAAACAATAATCCGTCCCAGCACCAAATAACAATACAGTCATGATCGATATCGCCTGTGAATCAACCTCTATCCAGCCTTCCCGTGCCATAAATCCAAGCAGTGGACTAATGATTCCATAAGCAATCCCAACACTTATAAGCGGCACAACAGCCAATATCGGTGACCGGTACAACACAATTAATAGCACTAACACAAGTACGACTGTTGCGATTAATAATGTGATATCCGCCTGACTGAACAATTCGACGGCGTCAGTTTGAATGCCCACCGGACCGGTTAATCGTGTTTGTAATTCATCGGATGAAATCGCCCCATTAAACGTATTATTCCCAGCTATATTCGCTACATTTTCTTTCAATATACTCATATCCTGCTGCAACTCATCTGTTGACGCAGCTTTTTCAAAAAACACCGGCGTAATGAGTGCCTCTCCGTCATCGGAGGCCATCTGCTTCAGTGCGGCTGCAGGTGCCTTTCCAAGCGGCGGCACAAGTGACTGATGTGTGAGTGGATTGTCCGTTAACTCCTGATACACCGATTTGACAGTATTATAATCTGAATCCGTTAACCCATCATCACGATGCCACACCATCAGTAACGGAACACCATTGTTATCAGGAAACTGCTCCTCCATTAAGGCCGCTGCTTCATTCGACATGGCATCTTCAGGCAGCAAATTTTGTGAAGTGGTTGTCTCGCTGTTTACTTGCGGCCATGCAATTGTCAGAATACCAATAATCAGCACCCAAATCACCGGCGTTGCAAACCGGCTCTTTTTCCCTGCAACTGTTTTTCCCCATTTATATAAAAAATTGTCCATCCAATCTTCCTTCCCGTTCAATAAAAACCTGTTGATATTTCATAATTATATATACTGGTTAGTTAATTATCAACTGCCGAGAATTGTATGGTATAATTTTTAAAAGTAACGACAAGGAGCGAGCCATTTTGAAGAGGAAAAACGAACGTCAATTAGGTCGACCACGGGCAAATGACCTAACCCAGCCAACAAATGAATTTATTATCCAGACAGCTTCCCGTCTATTCCTGGAAAAAGGATATCCCAATATCTCCG
The genomic region above belongs to Virgibacillus doumboii and contains:
- a CDS encoding ATP-binding cassette domain-containing protein, with product MNVLQVKNLRTEMNQAVLLDGITFEIKPSSVTALVGHNGAGKSTLFKTIMGVMAKSEGEIWINETHSQDDDFLSFKQMISYLPEEPLLLTELTVRQHFQLYAMSYAIPEDKMQNLLNRLVPGFELEDKLDEYPEALSKGMRQKVQTICALLPDAPLLLIDEPFMGLDIYAMEYLEELIHEKAQNGTSVLLTSHQLERVKDIAENHIMLQHGKIQSLGPIADFQTIKRRSVDD
- a CDS encoding zf-HC2 domain-containing protein — encoded protein: MTNSCKVIQDLLPLYVDNVTSNESNLLVINHLDECENCNQMYHDMKNDMSISSHNVEELPEYNLKQLINRIKKRKIINAGSILVIFSILGFLLGGYLFYANNFIINRVQPIPLTFENRNTYDNPAEKVNLESSILKSYQVNHKDVMPGYYDIAAVEGNVDIGGIHLSEGQQYVGKQFYSNNLISVRGNGYAQLVPAKFQKETMNNNTYKFHNKFGKYQAGIEIEPGTYEIQVLNDLETPFYVFTTIDNFSEDSLNKRSIDIKDSKVHTFSVKKGEFINISNWSKEETDITVKLTKISD
- a CDS encoding RNA polymerase sigma factor, producing MKEFTELYRLYPKELYNYLFHLTKEQLLAEELVQETFYQAYKSIHRFKGNSSIKTWLYQIGKNVYYKHLIKNPTIYGEFNENDKNAADLSTPPKVLEMKEQEQLLLQSIKQLNWPYNQVIILRSFNDLSFKEIGDIFLKSENWARVTFHRGKHKLKEIIKRGEEFDK
- a CDS encoding MMPL family transporter, yielding MDNFLYKWGKTVAGKKSRFATPVIWVLIIGILTIAWPQVNSETTTSQNLLPEDAMSNEAAALMEEQFPDNNGVPLLMVWHRDDGLTDSDYNTVKSVYQELTDNPLTHQSLVPPLGKAPAAALKQMASDDGEALITPVFFEKAASTDELQQDMSILKENVANIAGNNTFNGAISSDELQTRLTGPVGIQTDAVELFSQADITLLIATVVLVLVLLIVLYRSPILAVVPLISVGIAYGIISPLLGFMAREGWIEVDSQAISIMTVLLFGAGTDYCLFLISRYRDELQLEVNKYTALQKAIAHSGGAIMMSAMTTFIGLFTLSLAQYASYDRFAVPFSLAILIMGVAVIAFLPAILALLGRTAFFPFIPRTEEMARKLEEKKGKPVRHPKTRSWFSKAVGRWVTERPWLIIVVCTLFLGAAALIVPKIPYTYGLLDSFPEDMPSREGFAVIADHYPPGKVAPVQVIVDSEGENVSIQHALASMDTTETVSDPKTGKENLDYQAYELTLAIDPYSEKAIHMIPDIKDAVAKKLQEAGIANADGNVWIGGETATLYDTRQVTKQDQNIIIPVILIIIAVLLLAYLRSITAMLYLIVTILLSYFSALGIGWLLIHYGLDVPAMQGLIPLYAFVFLVALGEDYNIFMMSSIWKNRKKMPLKQAISEGVGQTSGVISSAGLILAGTFSVLAVMPLQVLVQFGIVMAIGVLLDTFVVRPLLVPSITTVLGRFAFWPGKLWKKNSHEKGYNEGK